The proteins below come from a single Synechococcus sp. WH 8101 genomic window:
- the ribH gene encoding 6,7-dimethyl-8-ribityllumazine synthase, with protein MATFEGRFTDVQELRIAVVVARFNDLVTGKLLSGCLDCLARHGVDTSAESSQLDLAWVPGSFELPVVAQSLARSGRYQVLITLGAVIRGDTPHFDVVVAEASKGIAAVARDTGVPVIFGVLTTDTMQQALERAGIKSNLGWSYALQALEMGSLMRALPAGS; from the coding sequence ATGGCCACCTTTGAAGGACGTTTCACCGATGTGCAGGAATTGCGCATCGCTGTGGTGGTGGCTCGTTTTAATGATCTGGTGACCGGCAAGCTGCTGAGTGGATGCCTGGATTGCCTGGCGCGACATGGCGTCGACACGTCGGCAGAGAGTTCTCAACTCGATCTGGCTTGGGTGCCGGGATCGTTTGAATTGCCCGTGGTGGCGCAGAGTCTGGCTCGCAGTGGTCGCTATCAGGTGCTGATCACCCTCGGGGCGGTGATTCGCGGTGATACGCCCCATTTCGATGTGGTGGTGGCGGAAGCAAGCAAGGGCATTGCCGCCGTGGCGCGCGATACCGGTGTGCCGGTGATCTTCGGTGTGCTTACCACCGACACGATGCAACAGGCGCTGGAGCGGGCCGGCATCAAGAGCAACCTCGGCTGGAGCTACGCCTTGCAGGCTCTGGAGATGGGCAGCCTGATGCGGGCTTTGCCAGCTGGTTCATGA
- a CDS encoding GNAT family N-acetyltransferase translates to MTRYRLVEHAPGAPGLRWFGMGPDLRPSRGLLKLRRLFQKHAFWAQDRSFRELQRMLAGSDVVVSLWRGKRLVGFGRATSDGIHRAVLWDVVVAGDLQGRGLGRRVVEALLSAPAIRQAERVYLMTTNSAGFYKQLGFEPAAPQQLLVRKQ, encoded by the coding sequence ATGACCCGCTACCGCCTGGTGGAGCATGCGCCCGGAGCTCCCGGGCTGCGCTGGTTCGGCATGGGGCCCGACCTACGGCCAAGCCGCGGCCTGCTGAAACTGCGGCGCCTGTTTCAAAAGCACGCCTTCTGGGCCCAAGACCGCAGCTTCCGGGAGCTGCAACGGATGCTGGCGGGAAGCGATGTGGTGGTGAGTCTCTGGCGCGGCAAGCGACTGGTCGGCTTCGGGCGGGCGACAAGCGATGGCATCCACCGGGCTGTGCTCTGGGATGTGGTGGTGGCAGGCGATCTACAGGGCCGCGGCCTGGGACGACGGGTGGTGGAAGCACTGCTGAGTGCCCCAGCGATCCGCCAGGCAGAACGGGTGTATCTAATGACCACCAACAGCGCCGGCTTCTACAAGCAATTGGGATTTGAACCGGCCGCACCACAGCAGCTCCTAGTTCGAAAGCAATGA
- the secA gene encoding preprotein translocase subunit SecA: MLKLLLGDPNARKLKRYQPIVSDINLLEEEIAPLSDDELRRRTADFRQRLENAGSLDNQRPLLDELLPEAFAVVREAGKRVLGMRHFDVQLIGGMVLHEGQIAEMKTGEGKTLVATLPSFLNALTGRGVHVVTVNDYLARRDAEWMGQVHRFLGLSVGLIQQDMTPTERRRNYGCDITYATNSELGFDYLRDNMATDISEVVQREFQYCVIDEVDSILIDEARTPLIISGQVERPQEKYQQAAQVAAALERAAEMGKDGIDPEGDYEVDEKQRSCTLTDEGFAKAEQLLGVSDLYDPQDPWAHYITNALKAKELFIRDVNYIVRDGEAVIVDEFTGRVMPGRRWSDGQHQAIEAKESLAVQPETQTLASITYQNFFLLYPRLAGMTGTAKTEEVEFEKTYKLETTIVPTNRSRARQDLADQVYKTETAKWRAVARETAEIHRQGRPVLVGTTSVEKSELLSALLAEEAIPHNLLNAKPENVEREAEIVAQAGRSGAVTIATNMAGRGTDIILGGNSDYMARLKLREVLLPRLVRPEEGHRPPVPLQRSAEPSGFGAKATPASGPHGHAPSEAKAIGSLYPCQLSDDTDQALADLARDLVKAWGDRALSVIELEDRIATAAEKAPTEDDAIAALRAAIARVKAEYDVVVKQEEARVREAGGLHVIGTERHESRRVDNQLRGRAGRQGDPGSTRFFLSLGDNLLRIFGGDRVAGLMNAFRVEEDMPIESGMLTRSLEGAQKKVETYYYDIRKQVFEYDEVMNNQRKAVYTERRRVLEGRELKKQVIGYGERTMNEIVEAYVNPDLPPEEWDLSQLVSKVKEFVYLLEDLEAEQLKGLSLDELKAFLQEQLRNAYDLKESQIEQQRPGLMREAERFFILQQIDTLWREHLQAMDALRESVGLRGYGQKDPLIEYKNEGYDMFLEMMTNMRRNVIYSMFMFQPAPAAAQTATA, translated from the coding sequence ATGCTCAAGCTCCTGCTGGGTGATCCCAATGCCCGCAAGCTGAAGCGCTACCAGCCGATCGTCTCCGACATCAACCTGCTGGAGGAGGAGATCGCTCCCCTCAGCGACGACGAGCTGCGCCGCCGCACCGCTGACTTCCGCCAGCGCCTCGAGAACGCCGGCAGCCTGGATAATCAGCGCCCCCTGCTCGATGAGCTGCTGCCCGAAGCCTTTGCCGTGGTGCGCGAAGCGGGCAAGCGGGTGCTGGGCATGCGCCACTTCGATGTGCAGCTGATCGGCGGCATGGTGCTGCATGAGGGCCAGATCGCTGAGATGAAAACCGGCGAGGGCAAGACCCTCGTGGCCACCCTGCCCAGCTTCCTCAACGCCCTCACCGGCCGCGGCGTGCATGTCGTCACGGTGAACGACTACCTCGCCCGCCGCGATGCCGAGTGGATGGGCCAGGTGCACCGCTTCCTCGGCCTGTCGGTGGGTCTGATCCAGCAGGACATGACCCCCACCGAGCGGCGCCGCAACTACGGCTGCGACATCACCTACGCCACCAATTCGGAGCTTGGGTTCGATTACCTGCGCGACAACATGGCCACCGACATCAGCGAGGTGGTGCAGCGCGAGTTTCAGTATTGCGTGATCGATGAGGTGGATTCGATCCTGATCGATGAGGCGCGCACACCCCTGATCATCTCCGGCCAGGTGGAGCGGCCCCAGGAGAAATATCAGCAGGCGGCCCAGGTGGCGGCTGCGCTGGAGCGGGCGGCGGAGATGGGCAAAGACGGCATCGACCCCGAGGGTGATTACGAGGTGGATGAGAAGCAGCGCAGCTGCACGCTCACCGATGAGGGCTTTGCCAAGGCCGAACAGCTGCTCGGGGTGAGCGATCTCTACGACCCCCAGGATCCCTGGGCCCACTACATCACCAATGCCCTGAAGGCCAAGGAGCTGTTCATCCGCGATGTGAACTACATCGTGCGCGATGGTGAAGCCGTGATTGTGGATGAGTTCACCGGTCGGGTAATGCCAGGACGGCGCTGGAGCGATGGCCAGCACCAGGCGATCGAGGCCAAAGAGAGCCTGGCGGTGCAGCCGGAAACCCAGACGCTCGCTTCGATCACCTATCAGAACTTCTTCCTGCTCTACCCGCGTCTGGCTGGAATGACCGGCACCGCCAAAACCGAGGAGGTGGAATTCGAGAAGACTTATAAGCTTGAAACCACGATCGTGCCCACCAACCGGTCCCGGGCCCGGCAGGACCTGGCCGATCAGGTGTACAAAACTGAGACCGCCAAATGGCGGGCTGTGGCGCGGGAAACCGCAGAGATCCATCGCCAGGGTCGGCCGGTGCTGGTGGGCACCACCAGCGTGGAGAAGAGTGAGCTTCTGAGCGCCCTTTTGGCCGAGGAGGCGATCCCCCACAACCTGCTGAACGCCAAACCGGAGAACGTGGAGCGGGAGGCCGAGATCGTGGCCCAGGCCGGGCGCTCCGGCGCCGTGACGATCGCCACCAACATGGCCGGCCGTGGCACCGACATCATCCTCGGCGGCAACAGCGACTACATGGCCCGGCTCAAGCTGCGCGAGGTGCTGCTGCCGCGTCTGGTGCGCCCCGAGGAGGGCCATCGCCCGCCCGTGCCCCTGCAGCGCAGTGCGGAGCCCTCGGGCTTCGGGGCCAAGGCCACCCCCGCCAGCGGGCCCCATGGCCATGCCCCCAGCGAAGCCAAGGCGATCGGCAGCCTCTATCCCTGCCAACTCAGTGATGACACCGATCAGGCCCTCGCCGATCTCGCCCGCGACCTGGTGAAGGCCTGGGGTGATCGGGCCCTGTCGGTGATCGAGCTGGAGGATCGGATTGCCACGGCGGCGGAGAAAGCGCCCACGGAGGATGACGCGATTGCGGCCCTGCGAGCGGCGATCGCCCGGGTGAAGGCGGAATACGACGTGGTGGTGAAGCAGGAGGAGGCGCGGGTGCGCGAGGCCGGCGGCCTGCATGTGATCGGCACCGAACGCCATGAATCGCGCCGGGTCGACAACCAGTTGCGCGGTCGCGCCGGCCGTCAGGGCGACCCCGGCTCCACCCGCTTTTTCCTGTCGCTGGGCGACAACCTCCTGCGCATTTTCGGTGGCGATCGGGTGGCCGGCCTGATGAATGCGTTTCGCGTTGAGGAAGACATGCCGATCGAATCGGGCATGCTCACCCGTTCGCTGGAAGGCGCCCAGAAGAAAGTGGAAACCTATTACTACGACATCCGCAAGCAGGTGTTCGAATACGACGAGGTGATGAACAATCAGCGCAAGGCGGTGTACACCGAGCGTCGCCGGGTGCTGGAAGGGCGCGAACTGAAGAAGCAGGTGATCGGTTACGGCGAGCGCACGATGAACGAAATCGTGGAGGCCTATGTGAATCCCGACCTGCCGCCTGAGGAATGGGATCTCTCCCAGTTGGTGAGCAAGGTCAAGGAGTTCGTGTATCTCCTCGAGGATCTGGAGGCCGAGCAGCTCAAAGGGCTCTCACTCGACGAACTCAAAGCCTTCCTGCAGGAGCAGCTGCGCAACGCCTACGACCTCAAGGAATCCCAGATCGAGCAGCAGCGTCCTGGTCTGATGCGGGAGGCGGAACGTTTCTTCATCCTCCAGCAGATCGACACCCTCTGGCGCGAACATTTGCAGGCGATGGATGCCCTGCGGGAATCCGTGGGCCTGCGTGGCTATGGCCAAAAGGATCCCCTGATCGAATACAAGAACGAGGGCTACGACATGTTCCTGGAGATGATGACCAACATGCGTCGCAATGTGATCTATTCGATGTTCATGTTCCAGCCTGCTCCTGCGGCTGCGCAGACAGCGACGGCTTGA
- the cysE gene encoding serine O-acetyltransferase encodes MLKAIRADLAIIRDRDPAARGPLEILLCYPGFQAVTLHRISHRLWRSRLPLKLPARLLSQLGRSLTGVEIHPGARIGSGVFIDHGMGVVIGETSEIGDRCLLYQGVTLGGTGKEHGKRHPTLASDVVVGAGAKVLGAITVGSNTRIGAGSVVVRNVEADCTVVGIPGRVIHQSGVRINPLAHSALPDAEANVIRNLMERIDQLESQVGTLQTCLKAVAAGRPLSVICGGEAQSLKDREILEFLGEE; translated from the coding sequence ATGTTGAAAGCGATCCGCGCCGACCTGGCGATCATTCGCGATCGGGATCCGGCCGCCCGTGGCCCCCTGGAGATCCTGCTCTGCTACCCGGGGTTCCAGGCGGTGACCCTGCACCGGATCAGCCATCGGCTCTGGCGCTCACGCCTGCCGCTGAAACTGCCGGCACGGCTGCTCAGTCAGCTCGGGCGCAGCCTCACGGGGGTGGAAATCCATCCCGGCGCCCGCATCGGCAGCGGCGTGTTCATCGACCATGGCATGGGCGTGGTGATCGGTGAAACCAGCGAAATCGGCGACCGCTGCCTGCTGTATCAGGGCGTCACCCTGGGCGGCACGGGCAAGGAGCACGGCAAACGCCACCCCACCCTGGCCAGTGATGTGGTGGTGGGGGCGGGCGCCAAAGTGCTCGGGGCGATCACAGTGGGCAGCAACACGCGCATCGGTGCCGGCTCGGTGGTGGTGCGCAACGTGGAAGCCGACTGCACGGTGGTGGGCATCCCCGGCCGGGTGATCCACCAGAGCGGCGTGCGAATCAATCCCCTGGCCCACTCCGCCTTACCGGATGCGGAAGCGAATGTGATCCGCAACCTGATGGAGCGGATCGACCAGCTCGAAAGCCAGGTGGGCACGCTGCAGACCTGCCTCAAGGCGGTGGCGGCGGGCCGACCGCTGAGCGTAATCTGCGGAGGCGAAGCGCAGAGCCTCAAAGATCGTGAAATTCTCGAGTTTCTAGGGGAGGAGTAG
- a CDS encoding GntR family transcriptional regulator, with translation MRFHIQQESDIPASTQLYNQICFAIAARHYPPGHRLPSTRQLAMQTGLHRNTISKVYRQLETDGVVEAMAGSGIYVRDQQKPREIRTPVQIRNRGVTDLDREVRKCVDGLLNAGCTLQQTRELLTREIDWRLRCGARVLVSTPREDIGASMLIAEELEPNLDVPVEVVPMEELESVLESASNGTVVTSRYFLQPVEDLAKRHGVRAVAVDLNDFREELAMLKELRPGSCVGLVSISPGILRAAEVILHSMRGNELLLMTATPDVGSRLLALLRAASHVLCDRPSLPLVEQSLRQNRSQLMRMPQVHCAESYLSGDTIELLRKEIGLQAG, from the coding sequence GTGCGATTCCACATCCAACAGGAAAGCGACATCCCGGCGTCGACCCAGCTCTACAACCAGATCTGCTTCGCGATTGCCGCCCGTCACTACCCCCCCGGCCATCGTCTGCCCAGCACGCGCCAGCTGGCGATGCAGACCGGCCTGCATCGCAACACGATCAGCAAGGTGTATCGGCAGCTGGAAACCGATGGGGTTGTGGAAGCGATGGCGGGCTCGGGCATCTATGTGCGCGACCAGCAGAAACCTCGGGAGATCCGCACACCGGTGCAGATCCGCAACCGGGGGGTCACCGATCTCGACCGGGAGGTGCGCAAGTGCGTGGATGGCCTGCTCAATGCCGGCTGCACGCTGCAGCAGACCCGCGAGCTGCTCACCCGTGAAATCGACTGGCGCCTGCGCTGCGGCGCCCGGGTGCTGGTGAGCACCCCCAGGGAAGACATCGGCGCCTCGATGCTAATCGCCGAGGAACTGGAACCCAACCTCGACGTGCCGGTGGAGGTGGTGCCGATGGAGGAGCTGGAGAGCGTGCTGGAGAGCGCCAGCAACGGCACGGTGGTGACCAGCCGCTACTTCCTGCAGCCAGTGGAAGACCTGGCCAAGCGCCATGGCGTGCGCGCCGTGGCGGTGGACCTCAACGACTTCCGCGAGGAGCTGGCGATGCTCAAGGAGCTCCGGCCCGGCAGCTGCGTGGGTCTGGTGAGCATCAGCCCCGGCATCCTGCGGGCCGCCGAAGTGATCCTGCACAGCATGCGCGGCAATGAGCTGCTGTTGATGACCGCCACCCCGGATGTGGGCAGTCGGCTGCTGGCGCTGCTGCGGGCCGCCAGCCATGTGCTGTGCGACCGGCCGAGCCTGCCGCTGGTGGAGCAGAGTCTGCGTCAGAACCGCTCCCAGCTCATGCGCATGCCCCAGGTGCACTGCGCCGAGAGCTACCTCAGCGGCGACACCATCGAACTGCTGCGTAAGGAGATCGGCCTACAGGCCGGCTGA
- a CDS encoding dienelactone hydrolase family protein — protein sequence MPISESATNQTGWCIVSQGPVPLRSWWAPAGGSAQTAGRTPSSRKAVLVLPEVFGVNGWVRSVADRIAALGVPALAMPLFARTAPDLELDYTAEALAEGRRHKDACSTEQILTDVKAAITWLEAALKPAEAAAAPLEITVVGFCFGGHAALLAASLPEVSHTFDFYGAGVVQGRPGGGAPSLDLLPQVHGQLTCLCGTADPLIPEADRRAIAAALASADPSGERLRYEELAAADHGFMCEARDSFDAAASQRGWQLLRESLQA from the coding sequence ATGCCAATCTCCGAATCCGCTACCAATCAGACTGGTTGGTGCATCGTGTCCCAGGGGCCGGTGCCCCTGCGCAGTTGGTGGGCTCCGGCGGGCGGATCAGCGCAGACAGCCGGGCGCACGCCCTCATCCCGCAAGGCGGTGCTGGTGTTGCCTGAGGTGTTCGGCGTCAATGGCTGGGTGCGCAGCGTCGCCGATCGGATCGCTGCCCTCGGCGTTCCCGCCCTGGCCATGCCCCTGTTTGCCCGCACCGCGCCCGATCTGGAGCTCGACTACACCGCTGAAGCGCTCGCGGAGGGCCGCCGCCACAAGGACGCCTGCAGCACCGAGCAGATCCTGACCGACGTGAAGGCGGCGATCACCTGGCTGGAGGCTGCCCTGAAGCCGGCGGAAGCTGCGGCAGCGCCGCTGGAGATCACCGTGGTGGGGTTCTGTTTCGGCGGCCATGCCGCCCTGCTGGCGGCCAGCCTGCCCGAGGTGAGCCACACCTTTGATTTCTATGGCGCCGGTGTGGTGCAGGGGCGTCCGGGGGGCGGTGCCCCCAGCCTGGACTTGTTGCCCCAGGTGCACGGCCAGCTGACCTGCCTCTGCGGCACGGCCGATCCCCTGATCCCTGAAGCGGATCGTCGCGCCATCGCCGCTGCCCTGGCGTCTGCTGATCCCAGTGGCGAGCGCCTGCGCTATGAGGAGCTCGCTGCAGCCGACCATGGCTTCATGTGTGAGGCGCGCGACAGCTTCGATGCCGCAGCCTCGCAGCGGGGTTGGCAGCTTCTCAGGGAGTCGCTGCAGGCTTGA